A genomic window from Candidatus Firestonebacteria bacterium RIFOXYD2_FULL_39_29 includes:
- a CDS encoding pyruvate ferredoxin oxidoreductase, producing MSTVKVFNAGHTACSGCGLSLAARLVMEAAGPNVIVTNSTGCLEVFTTRSPQTAWGVPWVHSLFENSGALATGIVAALKAQGKENEARVMAFGGDGSTADIGFGIISGMWERGDDVLYVCFDNEAYMNTGIQRSGLTPFMGATSTSPAGSVIGGNQKQKKNIPMIAVAHSVKYVATASVGYQRDLQNKIKKALAIKGPKYIQILVTCPLGWGSDSALTIQMGKLAVETGIYPLFEVEEGKITNVMNVPKPKPVEEYLKLQTRFKHIIKKPEEVAKVQAIADANFKKYTKDRVLC from the coding sequence ATGAGTACAGTCAAAGTATTTAACGCCGGACACACCGCTTGCTCCGGTTGCGGTCTATCACTCGCAGCCAGACTTGTTATGGAAGCAGCCGGACCGAATGTTATAGTAACGAATTCTACCGGTTGTCTTGAAGTGTTTACTACTAGGTCTCCCCAGACGGCCTGGGGTGTACCTTGGGTGCATTCCTTATTTGAAAACTCCGGCGCTCTTGCAACCGGGATCGTTGCAGCGTTAAAGGCGCAGGGCAAGGAAAATGAAGCCCGCGTTATGGCGTTTGGAGGCGATGGGTCGACTGCGGATATAGGTTTTGGGATCATCTCCGGAATGTGGGAAAGAGGGGATGATGTTCTATATGTGTGCTTTGATAATGAAGCCTATATGAACACCGGAATTCAAAGATCAGGTCTTACCCCTTTCATGGGGGCAACTTCAACTTCACCTGCCGGAAGCGTAATAGGCGGAAATCAGAAGCAAAAGAAGAATATTCCGATGATTGCTGTGGCGCATAGTGTAAAATATGTGGCAACTGCTTCCGTGGGATATCAGAGGGATCTGCAGAATAAGATAAAAAAAGCTCTCGCGATCAAGGGTCCAAAGTATATTCAGATCTTAGTTACCTGCCCTCTTGGCTGGGGTTCGGATTCCGCGCTGACAATTCAGATGGGAAAACTTGCCGTAGAGACAGGGATATATCCTTTGTTTGAAGTGGAAGAAGGTAAGATCACGAACGTAATGAATGTTCCCAAGCCTAAACCTGTTGAAGAGTATTTAAAACTTCAGACAAGATTCAAACATATTATTAAAAAGCCTGAAGAAGTCGCAAAGGTTCAGGCCATTGCGGATGCAAATTTTAAGAAATACACCAAGGATCGCGTGCTCTGCTAG